One part of the Terrimicrobium sacchariphilum genome encodes these proteins:
- a CDS encoding heavy-metal-associated domain-containing protein, whose amino-acid sequence MKHHGFDELDLMIPELHDPEQEARAGAALRGISGIESVRFVTGGALVTYRADSVSKDEICHTLRQAGFRASTFQDSFSGATGVSSD is encoded by the coding sequence ATGAAACATCACGGCTTCGATGAGTTGGACTTGATGATTCCCGAATTGCACGATCCCGAGCAGGAAGCCAGGGCCGGAGCGGCTCTGCGCGGCATCTCGGGTATTGAATCCGTGCGCTTCGTCACCGGCGGCGCCCTCGTCACCTACCGCGCCGACAGCGTGAGCAAGGACGAGATCTGCCACACCCTGCGGCAGGCCGGGTTCCGCGCGAGCACCTTTCAGGACTCGTTTTCCGGCGCTACCGGTGTCTCGTCAGATTGA